A genomic region of Raphanus sativus cultivar WK10039 chromosome 6, ASM80110v3, whole genome shotgun sequence contains the following coding sequences:
- the LOC108838290 gene encoding GDSL esterase/lipase At1g20120, with protein MMKYNVVSPSCSKLFRCVLFLPLFYIFFVASARNLEQVPEPSPTPAPVPQPSPKPAPAPKPKPSPSPGPTPAPEPKPCPCPSPGQAPTPAPTRPRNTTFPAIFAFGDSIVDTGNNDYISTLVKANFPPYGMSFPHGCPTGRFCNGKIPADFIAEFLGVKPTLPPYLKPGLTQEDLITGVSFASGGSGFDPLTPIVVSAIPMSNQLTYFQEYIEKVKGFVGKEKAEHIISKSLAIVVAGSDDLANTYYGTHAEELLYDIDAYTSYMASSAASFAMQLYESGARKIGFIGISPIGCIPIQRTARGGLKRKCADEVNVAAQLFNTKLSRSLHSVAETLENGTLVYIDVYALFAQMIQNPKEYGFDEIDRGCCGTGLVELGPLCNQFTSLLCSNVSSYMFWDSYHPTERAYRILTKSL; from the exons ATGAtgaaatataatgttgtttcgCCTTCTTGTTCCAAACTATTTCGATGTGTCTTGTTCCTCCCACTCTTTTATATCTTCTTCGTTGCTTCAGCGAGAAATTTGGAACAAGTTCCAGAGCCGAGTCCAACGCCAGCCCCGGTTCCACAACCGAGTCCAAAGCCAGCCCCGGCTCCAAAGCCGAAGCCATCTCCAAGTCCAGGGCCGACCCCGGCTCCAGAGCCAAAGCCATGTCCATGTCCAAGTCCAGGGCAAGCTCCGACACCAGCGCCCACTAGGCCACGCAACACGACGTTTCCTGCGATCTTTGCATTTGGGGATTCAATCGTAGACACAGGAAATAACGATTACATTTCAACATTAGTCAAAGCTAATTTTCCCCCCTATGGCATGAGTTTTCCACATGGATGTCCCACCGGTAGATTTTGCAACGGCAAGATCCCTGCTGATTTTATAG CGGAATTTTTAGGAGTAAAACCAACTTTACCGCCATACTTGAAGCCAGGGCTAACCCAAGAAGATCTCATCACTGGTGTATCATTTGCTTCAGGTGGTTCTGGCTTCGATCCTTTGACACCTATCGTTGTA AGCGCGATACCGATGTCAAACCAGTTGACATATTTTCAAGAATACATTGAGAAAGTGAAAGGCTTTGTGGGAAAAGAGAAAGCGGAGCATATAATATCCAAAAGTCTAGCCATTGTGGTTGCGGGCAGCGATGATCTAGCTAATACATACTATGGTACACATGCAGAAGAATTATTATATGACATCGATGCATATACCTCCTATATGGCTAGCTCTGCTGCAAGTTTCGCTATG CAACTATATGAATCTGGAGCAAGAAAGATAGGATTCATTGGTATATCACCAATAGGGTGTATACCGATACAAAGAACCGCAAGAGGGGGACTTAAGAGAAAGTGTGCTGATGAAGTAAACGTTGCAGCTCAGCTTTTCAATACCAAACTCTCCAGAAGTTTGCATTCTGTGGCTGAGACCTTGGAAAATGGCACTTTGGTGTATATTGATGTCTACGCTCTCTTCGCTCAAATGATCCAAAACCCAAAAGAATATG GATTTGATGAGATTGATAGAGGATGTTGCGGGACGGGGCTGGTCGAATTAGGCCCGCTTTGCAACCAATTTACATCACTTCTGTGCAGCAATGTATCTTCTTATATGTTTTGGGACAGTTACCATCCAACGGAAAGAGCTTATAGAATTTTAACCAAAAGTTTATAG
- the LOC108810934 gene encoding GDSL esterase/lipase At5g63170, whose protein sequence is MDCRSTKFLVVSFSLWLSCIHAIQTGRFPAILAFGDSILDTGNNNMPKLLTVSKSNFLPYGRNFPYHTPTGRFGNGRVLSDLVAEGLGIKNLVPAFRSSFLKSSELPTGVCFASGGSGLDKFTASIQGVIWVKDQLKDFQSYIQKLSQEVGDAAKVKEIIANAVVLISAGNNDIAITFFATRAKKLRYNIETYTDQLIDWKTAFVQNLYNMGVRKFAVLGTLPLGCLPGARQMSGDLICLPHVNHGAKIYNQKVANLVVKFRQSLPDGKFVYIDMYNSLLDVIKNPSKYGFRTAKPCCCSVMTPIPCLDSGSHVFWDFAHPSEKAYKSVLPNIVSVISNNLA, encoded by the exons ATGGATTGTAGATCCACAAAGTTTCTAGTAGTATCATTTTCTTTATGGCTTTCATGTATTCATGCTATACAAACTGGAAGATTTCCAGCGATTCTTGCATTTGGAGATTCGATTCTCGATACTGGTAACAACAATATGCCAAAGTTGCT AACAGTGTCGAAGAGCAACTTTTTGCCATACGGACGCAACTTTCCTTATCATACACCTACTGGAAGATTCGGTAACGGAAGAGTACTATCGGATTTAGTTG CCGAGGGTTTAGGGATAAAGAATCTTGTACCTGCTTTCCGTAGCTCATTTCTTAAAAGTAGTGAGCTTCCTACCGGAGTTTGCTTTGCGTCTGGTGGTTCAGGGTTAGACAAATTCACTGCATCTATAC AAGGCGTAATATGGGTAAAAGATCAGCTGAAAGACTTCCAAAGTTACATACAAAAATTAAGCCAAGAAGTTGGAGATGCCGCTAAAGTTAAAGAGATTATAGCCAATGCTGTGGTCCTAATCTCTGCTGGAAATAATGATATTGCTATCACATTTTTTGCAACTCGAGCTAAGAAATTGAGATACAATATCGAAACATACACTGATCAGCTCATAGATTGGAAAACTGCGTTCGTGCAG AATCTATATAATATGGGAGTGAGAAAATTTGCGGTTCTTGGAACGTTACCGTTAGGGTGTTTGCCAGGGGCGAGACAAATGAGCGGAGATTTGATATGTCTTCCGCATGTTAACCATGGTGCTAAGATATATAATCAAAAGGTAGCAAACTTGGTCGTAAAATTCAGACAAAGTCTCCCAGATGGCAAATTCGTCTACATTGATATGTATAACTCACTTCTTGACGTCATCAAAAATCCTAGTAAATATG ggtTTAGAACGGCTAAACCATGTTGTTGCTCGGTGATGACTCCGATTCCATGCTTAGATTCTGGTAGCCACGTATTCTGGGACTTCGCACATCCTTCTGAAAAAGCCTATAAATCCGTTCTACCCAACATCGTCAGTGTCATCAGCAATAACCTTGCTTAG
- the LOC108808287 gene encoding LOW QUALITY PROTEIN: anther-specific proline-rich protein APG (The sequence of the model RefSeq protein was modified relative to this genomic sequence to represent the inferred CDS: inserted 4 bases in 3 codons; deleted 9 bases in 6 codons; substituted 1 base at 1 genomic stop codon) has translation MKQSSMVHSFSXLFRFVVFLVSFCIFFVTTTNAQIVHRRLWPWPSIPWPSMPWPYPWPMEPPDAGPPPGPSPKPGPRPDPSPHPPIPPKPQPNAPPAPGXPACPPIPPKPQPKPPPAPGPSPCPHLSRNQKPPPAPGPSACPPIPPKPQPKPPPAPGPSPCPPXPPKPQPKPPPPCPPACPPIPPKPQPKPPQPPKPHPKPPPAPAPSPKPGPPPKPPSPAPKPVPPPTPSPKPSPPTPSPKPRPPAPLPPKRENKTIPALFFFGDSIFDTXNNNNLKQKIKSNYRPYGMDFPSRVATGRFSNGKVASDFISKYMGVKEIVPAYLDQKLQQNKLQRSDLLTGVSFASGGAGFDPETSESLDVIPMLDQLSYFQDYIKRLKKLVGKKEAKRIVSNGVAIVVAGGTDLIYTYFGIGAQHLKTDVDSFTTFMADSAASFVLQLYGFGARRIGVIGTPPLGCTPSQRVKNKKICDEEINYAAQLFNSKLAIILGQLSETLRNSTMIYMDIYSIFSKILESPAHYGFEEVKKPCCKIGLTGGGVFCKKKTSKICPNTSSYLFWDGAHPTERAYETLKKNLLKNTSVISD, from the exons ATGAAGCAATCTTCTATGGTCCATTCTTTTT CTCTATTTCGTTTTGTTGTCTTTCTCGTATCCTTTTGTATCTTCTTTGTGACAACGACCAATGCCCAAATAGTCCATCGACGGCTCTGGCCGTGGCCATCAATACCTTGGCCATCAATGCCTTGGCCATATCCATGGCCAATGGAACCACCAGATGCTGGCCCACCACCAGGCCCATCACCAAAGCCTGGTCCACGACCAGACCCATCTCCACACCCACCAATACCACCTAAGCCGCAACCAAATGCACCACCAGCGCCTGG TCCAGCATGCCCACCAATACCACCTAAGCCTCAACCAAAACCACCACCAGCCCCTGGTCCATCTCCATGCCCCCACCTAAGCCGCAACCAAAAGCCACCACCAGCGCCTGGTCCATCGGCGTGTCCACCAATACCACCTAAGCCTCAACCAAAACCACCACCAGCCCCT GGTCCATCTCCATGTCCACCATAACCACCTAAGCCTCAACCAAAGCCACCACCA CCCTGTCCACCGGCATGTCCACCAATACCACCTAAGCCTCAACCAAAA CCACCTCAACCACCAAAACCGCACCCAAAGCCACCACCAGCACCTGCTCCATCACCAAAGCCAGGC CCACCACCTAAACCACCTAGTCCAGCTCCGAAACCTGTGCCACCACCTACTCCATCGCCAAAACCTAGCCCACCTACTCCATCGCCAAAACCCAGACCACCTGCCCCATTACCACCTAAGCGAGAAAACAAAACCATACCGGCC CTGTTTTTCTTTGGGGATTCGATATTCGACA ggaataataataatttaaaa cAAAAGATAAAAAGTAACTATCGCCCCTATGGAATGGATTTTCCTTCGAGAGTAGCCACCGGTAGATTCAGCAACGGA AAGGTCGCTTCTGATTTTATAT CCAAATATATGGGAGTAAAAGAAATAGTACCCGCATATTTAGACCAGAAACTACAACAAAACAAACTACAACGTAGCGATCTACTTACGGGCGTCTCTTTTGCTTCGGGTGGTGCTGGCTTCGATCCTGAAACATCTGAATCATTG GATGTCATACCAATGTTGGACCAATTGTCATATTTTCAAGACTACATAAAGAGACTGAAGAAGCTAGTAGGAAAAAAAGAGGCTAAACGAATAGTGTCCAACGGAGTAGCCATTGTGGTCGCAGGAGGCACCGATCTGATTTACACATATTTTGGAATTGGTGCTCAACACCTTAAAACTGACGTCGACTCTTTCACCACTTTCATGGCTGACTCTGCTGCCAGTTTCGTTTTG CAACTGTATGGATTTGGAGCAAGACGTATAGGAGTGATAGGAACACCACCGCTTGGTTGTACACCATCACAAAgggttaaaaacaaaaaaatatgtgatGAAGAGATAAATTATGCTGCTCAGCTTTTTAATTCCAAGCTCGCTATAATTTTGGGCCAGTTGTCGGAAACCCTACGAAATTCGACAATGATTTACATGGACATCTACTCTATCTTCAGTAAAATACTAGAAAGCCCTGCGCACTatg GATTTGAGGAGGTAAAGAAACCGTGCTGCAAAATCGGATTAACGGGAGGAGGTGTATTCTGCAAAAAGAAGACATCAAAAATATGTCCCAATACATCGTCTTATTTGTTTTGGGATGGTGCCCACCCTACTGAGAGAGCTtatgaaacattaaaaaaaaacttgttaaaAAATACCTCCGTTATATCTGATTAA